The Musa acuminata AAA Group cultivar baxijiao chromosome BXJ2-2, Cavendish_Baxijiao_AAA, whole genome shotgun sequence genome contains the following window.
GAATATATATAAAAATCCAAAAGATTGATAGACTAAATAAAGTAATCAATATAGGAAAAGTATTCATGAACCAATTACTTCTATAGTGAATGTACAAGAGCTTAGCATATTGGACATTTAAGCATAACGTATTAGAACTGCATGCAAAAGGAAAAGCATGGATGACTAAGATTTGTCGATACTTACTTGGAGAACATAATCGACACGACCATCTTTGTCACCGGTCAACCTTTCCATCATGATGGAACCATatgatctttctttttcttgagtGCCATGTGCAGTATCTGCAATGCAAGTTACTGATTCAGACCTTTTTTTCCTCTCATTCATGACATGTTAAAactactttaaatatttttttaaaaaggcATGTCAGCCCTTACCTCCATTCTCATCCTTGTTCTGTAATTGAAACACACTGATGACTTTAacctattgaaaaatcaatataaTCTCACATAAGACTTAGCATAGAATATCAAGAACTGAAATGCATTTCCTGGTGCAGCATATTTTGAGCAATCTGATACAATAAGATGATACACCGAAGCCCTTTTTAAAAATGTTGTGTAAATTTTTGATACAGACTCAACCCAGCGAAATCGGAAACAGCAGAAAATCTAATGAGCATTCTTCATAATTGGTGCAGTTCTGTATATTAGTGATGAAATTTACGTAAAAGCTTTAACTACTTGGCAAGCATCGATAAAAGATTTTACTTATTTTATTGAAATGTCAAGGAATACCAGGCATTCATATGATCTATAGTTCATTTACAGTCCACTCTACAATTTCACCATGATCCATGAACCATTTGCTGAATGCTTGAAACTATTAATAACAGCAGATGGATTGACTATAAACCTCATGTTACAAACTGTACTGCATATAAACCTCATGTTTATTGTTAACTCAAATTTTCTCATTTGAAGCACCATGTATAGCTCCAACAGAACTAACAAATGGAGCAGTATTCACTAGTCCTAAGAATAACGGAGATATGAATCAGGACAATGAAATGGTTTTCAGGATAAATATCCAACCCACCCTCAAAGAGTTTATCTGATTCACCATGACATGAGAACGAACAGCTATTTCTTCAGTGAATTCCTGCATTAAATATCAAGAGGAAAACACAATAGAAAAAAACAGTAGGTTACACCAGCAAGGAACACAAATCTTGTCAGCAGTTACTTGGCATGCATAACTCACCTGAAATCCAATATGCAACCTTTTCCCACCCCTATGGTAGGGAATAATAATAGGTCGCTTGTCAATGAACTCTTTGCAAATAAGCGGTTCTACTCTGCAAAGAAGACAACCTATACTGATGACAGTGTTCCTcacatcaaaaaatatatatttatatctcaACACAAATATCATATGGTTGAGGATGTGCTATATCTGTGCCCAGATATCAGTCACCCAATCATGATAATACTGTGTGGAAGCTAAAGAAAGACTTGTAGAAAAAGCTATTGGACAAACCTATATGCTACAGGATCAAAAGGATGAAAAATGTTAAACATTTGTCTACATGAAGGAATCTCTTCTGTTATTTTTTCATCTTGCCAATAACCTTGCCCCCTGCCTTGAAGAAAGAAAAGTAATTTCATTATATCTATTGTTAAAGGCAAATGAGCCAAAGAATTTAATAGAAGACTGATGTTATATGAAGATAAGTGGTATCAAAAAATTGAAAGTAACTTTCTGAGGCTCCAAAGACTAAAGAGCACTAAAGTTATGAATAACAGCAGAGCAGTAAACATAATTAAGCCAAACAAGGCCTTGGCAAAAGAACAACAACACGCTGTAATGTCCCAACAGATGAGGCTTTGATGCAATTCTGTCTTTTGCCTTAAATGGATGAAAGGGGCTCTTGAATAAAAGATATATCTAACAGATTAATTGCATATGAAAAACTAATTTTCTGATGTATCAGCATTTTGACACCGACAAAAAAAAAGGTTAGTCTCAAAGCTTCTAGTATACATCCAGCAAGCAGAAATATTGAGTAAATACCTCTGTGGAGAATACAAGCATTGATGGAAAATACATCTTTTGCAATTGAAACAAGTTACAACATAGCAGTGTCCTATTTGTTTatacaccaaaaaaaaaagaagttgagCCGAAAATATCCATGGACAAATTATCTCCAAAAACAACAATGGAATGTAAAGATTCTctagaaaaagaaagaaggatTGATGTAATTGCTTCTGGTTTTTAGAAACTACAAATTCTATGTTTAGTCTTGCACGACAAGAAGTACTCAAAGGACGTTGTTCATCCCAATAGTGTGATTACACCAGCTCATGTGAGAAGAGGTGCAAGGCCTTTATCCGTAAAAGTGATTCCTAGTCAGAGTAAGTCTCATACATATACCTAATATTTCTTCTTCCTTTGTGTTAGTCTCAGTTCATTATCACTTTTTGAGAAAAATCAAATTGAATTGGTAGATTTCAAATGACATTCTCAATTCCTAACCCAGTTAAATTCTTTAATCTCCTATGAAATCCCTTGCATCTGTTTAGCATCAAGCATGATGTGCGATAAGACTTAAATAGGttggctacatgaatcttttgcctCCGTTAAGTTCTGTAGAAAGCAATATTCTTAGTTGGATTAAGAACATTTATATCTTTAATTATAATATCTAATAAAGTGTTCTCAGATCTCCTACTACTTCTACTCACACCAGTAATACTAATTATCTCACTTCTTCTATAGcatatataagccttctctataaATGTTGTATGTACGAAAATTTAAATGATTCCCCCTTATTATACCAAATTGTTTTATCATTTTAATAACTCCACATATCCACCTCAATATTCTCATCTAAGTGATAAACTTCTTATATATTACTTTTTAACTCAGCAACAGTCAAGTCCGCAAAGCATCCACCCAAGAACTATCttgtaaaatttttcttttagacTAAAAACCATATGGTGATCTCACAAAATCACTCTCCAACTACTTTTGCTCTATGAACAATATATTAATCAATCTcttcatcttgttgaataatgatCTAAAACTTTTACTTCGTGGAACTTATCATCCATCCAACATAAATATATCCTTGATTCTTCTATCAGTAATACTAAATACATCTCATGTATCCATCTAAgcctcaaaacttttagtttctaagGTTTGTCTctttaagtttataattaattccattCAAACTCTCATCAATTGAAAGAatgtcaataacaaataaaatacacCATGGAGGTCTTTGTTGTATATGACTTGCAATTTCATATATTACCAATGTAAATATTTATGGATTTAAAGTGATCCTTAATGTAATCATATACGAATATAGAACTTGTTAGACACGTCACTATTATCATAGAtataacatcaatataaattATGGATACATGTTCTTTTCTAAAaacaaccataataaattctatggaCTTTATCATACCTTTTTTGATAAATCAATAAAAGCTATATGCAAATGTTTACTCTTCTCTATATACTTTTCATATATTGTCTTCATAAATAGATTTtggtattaatattttaaatggcAAATATTTGATCTTATTTAACCTTCAATCATTCTTTCCAAAAGTTTCATATATCTTAATTCCTTTATGGTTATAACAACTTTTTATATCTTCCATATTCTTAAAATTGGTACCAAAAAGCACTTCCTCTATTCATCAAGCATCATTTTATGAAAAACGGCAGCTCAAGTTATCCTGCCTCAGTCACAGTGGAAAGCACAAAAGGCAGACAGTCCATCGAGATCTTGAGCTTAAATCTAATGTTCAGTTTTTAGACAAGCGGAATTGAAACATGAGGACTCAGAGACAAGAGTAGACTCGTTAATAAGCTCGTAAACAAGCTCACTCACAAACCTATGTGCAGACTTCTAGATTCACAAAATGGTTAGTATATCCATAATTACTATTATTAtagtaaaaacaaaaaataaatctatTTTGTGGTATAAATAATTGTGTTAATGTTTGTGTCTATCTTTCAAAAGAAAGTGTGGACTAGCTTGGCTGATAAAGATTTGACCTCTTCATAGCAGGTCCAGGTATTTGATAAAAGCAAAGTTCAGCTTGGCTTGGCTTGACTAGAACCCTACTCATGTGCCTCAAAAGTGTTGTTTCTATACACTAGAATATGTTAGTACCATTTTGGCATGGCACATATTCATGTAGTGCTAGTCAAATGCCCCCATGCTGACCATGTACCAACCAATATAGTCCAGGATTGGCATAAAATATGCTGGTGCTACCAGCATCGATAGGCATGGCACGAGCCAGTAGCTTCATGGCACAGTGCATTTTTAACTTGTGGAGCAATTCTTGCTGAATATGACCATAAAGGATAAACATAAATTTTCTAGCAGATCAAGTCAATCTAATAGTTCACAGTTCACACATGAATCATGACCACTGATACAAAAGGAGAGAAGATTTGGTCAAAGAATTGGATCAAAATCCTAGTGGGGGAACCATCTGAACCGTACCCTCAAGATATTTTTTTTCCCAGATGAGAATATGTAAACAGGGTAAACAGCATATAAAATTGTGAAGATTGAAATGTTCAAATCAATGAACCAGGAGCTCAGAAGACCTATAAATAGTATCCACTAAGGTCAAAGGAACATGAAAAGCAGTTCTTACAGAAACTTAGCAGATACATGACAGAAAGAGATAGAATCAAGGTcataagaaaacaaaacaaaggattttgatatcattagcacAAGGTTTATATACCTACTCCTATCCGGACATTTCGCAGGGCAAGAAAGACACCAAGAGGCGATCCAACAGCAAAGAATGTATCAACCTAACAAAGAAAAGATCACACTTCCAAGGATTAGTAAAGTTGTCAAATAAATAAAAGAGTAAATGCAAATTGGAGATAGGAAGTTTTTACAAATAAACAAATACAGAAGTATCAACCACAGAAAAGGTTGaagtataaaaaaagaaaatacagcaCATGATTATACCATAAAATTAAGCTTAGTGTACTTGACGTAAGGTGTGTAACTCTTTCTTTTGTCATCCTTCCCAGGAGAAGAATTTTCAGAAGACTGATTGATTGATTCAGCCACTTTGTCTGCTTGCAGAATATCAAGGATTAAAAAtagtaagaagaatgttaactaatGACTTGGTGAAGGTCAGCAAAGCCACACATAACATGAACATATATAGATGATGGATTAACCTTTGCCATGATAAGTTCCACTGGTTCCATCATTCTCACTGTAATGCTTAAAGTAAGTTTTTGGTAGACGAGCTTTTTCCAGTTCTGCAATTTTCAATTTGAGGGACTCCACCTGTTGTCATAATTCACCATATCCAGTTATAATACTAGGATATCTTAAAATTGCAGCTTGAATCCTTAGGCACATCTCTACTTAACTACAAGCCAACTGACACTACTGTATGGTGAATTACTATTTATGATATTTAATCATATCAAAGAGATACATACCTCTTCCTCCAACATGGAGATTAATTTGTCTTTATCAACTGTATCTTCAGAAAGAATCCTGAAATCCTTAACGATGCCACCTTCAGAATCTACACTTTTGTACAGATTTCCAGTAGAATTATTTGCTTCAGCACAAAAAGTTTCTGAAGGACAATTTACTTCTTCATCAGCTTGTTTGAGGAATGATGTATCGATACACTTATCATTGAAACACAGATGGTCCAGATTATCATATTTCTCATTAGGATATAGCATGCCACCATTATCTGGGAACACCTCTTGCAGATCATTTGTTAGAAAGTCATCTCCATTGTGAGAGAAGGCTCCTGTTTCACCTTCATTAACATTGGGATATATACCTGACTTGGAACTGCTTTTTACTGTTCCACATGCCAGTGGCTTCGAAGCTGTTATTTTAGTTCTGTTATGCTCAGAATTCATGGGGATGCTAGATTCAGTTGGCCAATACAAAGGATCAACTTCAGACTCCTGAATATTTATTCCAACACCTTCCAGGGACACTGTATCCATGGAAAAGGGTGCAGAGAAACAATCTTGATGGCAAAGTATATCATAGGATAGTACACTTCCTAATGAGTGACCATATATAGAAACCTGAAAGAGAGTTGTATCATTTTTTATCCTGTGTTAAACATTGCAGTGACTATCAGAATAAGTTTTTTGCTTAGATAAATAAAGATAGTACACAAACCTTCCCATCATAGCCAGGGTTTCGCTTGAGAAACTTTGCATATAATCTGTTTAATTGGTTGGACACCTGAACAATATAGCAAACAATTTATAAGTTAAATAGCTTATCACTAAAACAACCATAGCTAAATCAGCTCAATATCTAGTTCTGAATTCTTGCAGTAATGTACTCTTCATTTCTCATATAGTACAGTCggaacaaaaaaggaaaaaataagtcCTCACTTCAGGAACATATGATATCAAAAAACTATATCCAATAAAATGATAAACATAAGTTATTCAGATAAAACATCTTAACTTCAATTGCTAACAATAACATTTATACTCATGTTACTCGGTATAACTCCTTATCCTTATTAAATTgcatttttttctataaattgcATGTATCAAGAAAACCATTTAGTTGCAATCACTGCAAATTATGTATTGTCATCTCAACATTGCAAGCTAGACATGTTGGACCCTTTTTTAAAATCAAACACAGTAGAAAACTATGAACTACTAACAACTATGCATGAAATATTCTATGTGATGAGCACTCTTCTAACAGTGACGTCTTCTTGCTCCTCAAAATCTCTGTTATGTATCAGGGAATAGGATATGTCCAGAATCTCTCTTCCAAAGAAAGTATACCCTAGACATCCAAGAATGCTAGAAACATATATTTACCCCAATATAGCTCAAAATCAAACGCAAATAGTTTTTTACAGCAAACATAAGCAGTAGCATATCCATCTCACTTCATCACGATCTTGAAGTGCGTACTACTAGTGTTGGAAGAAATTACCTACTCAGAGACACAGCTAGATGTAGCAGAGAAGGGATAAAAATGTCTACAGCAGAACAAATTAACTACTTTCAGACTCACTTGCCCATTTAAAtctgaaaaattttatcatgaatttcATATCCTCAACATTCAATCTACGTAAAGAGTTCCCAAAAAATAGAAATTTGACACAAATTGGAACTTCTTTTGAATTCATTGTCTTGTGCTAGCTTAGAAGTGAAGCTGCAGTCTATCCAATACTTTTCTTTGAAAGCCCGCAAAAATAGCTCGAAGGCAGGACAGGCATCAAAGCCAATGGGAATGCAACCTTTCTGAGGGCTTCGAATGCAAAATGATTCAATCAATTTGTTGCAATCACATTTTTCATATGCCCATTCTCAGATCTGAGAATAGCCACCATGCAGAATCAACTGCTTCATCAAAACCATGGCCATAAAAACTTGAGAAAGCTTTCAAAGTTTTCAAATGGGTAGGAAGTTTTCGAAGTGACAATAGCTTATAAGTGTGTGATATCATTATATCGCCATGAGCTTCAACTATAAAGCAAGGTTTGCTGCACCGTCCGAGTCAATATGCTATGgggcagtacataccggtctgaCTTGCCACCGAGACACGACTCACCCAAGTCCCCGTTGGCACACCCCAGCATACCGTGTATCGGTACACCAGTACATACCATACTAATAAATCTCCGAGATGGGTCCGGTATCCGAAATGGCAAACCCTGCTATGAAGGACACAAATTTTGACCAAATTGAACAATCATAATAGAAGATTTTAAGGTTTTGCAGAGAAATGAACAAAAATAGTTCATTGTTAGTATTCATCATGATTCAGATTGTTCCTAGAATAGTCCAATCAATTTTTGTAGCTTTATATGCAACTATTTATCTCTCTAACTGAACACAATATCCAGTATGACTGTCACTCTAGAGCTTGAGTGTTCCTTTTAAAGTTCACACAAAACTCCTGTAAAAGAATTTTGATTACTTAACCTTTTTAGGATCACCATTCCCGAGTGCAACTAAAATATCATTCAGCACATTAACCTATGATTAGACGTCCATAGCCTAAAAACATGTATAcaaatagattaaaaaatatCCACCGTGACAGCTTTATTAAATCAATCCTCATGGAACAACACATGCAATAAGAATCACAAATAAATTCACGGGCACAAATACACAATAATGCTTTTGTGATAATATTCATTTAAGCATTTACCCAAGAGAGCAGCACACTTCACTCAAGGTCCTAGATTATCAAGCAAATAAAACCTGATTGTACTAATAGAGAGAAAACCAAGAAGTGATGGAAGTTCTAGGCAAATTTGTACAAGCATGTATGGTGAATTTTCCTAATCTAGGTCACTCTGACACATCATTGAGAAATACAAAGAGACGGTAACAAAAGAGAGAAGTATTATGCTAGCAAAAAGATGTACGTATGTATATATTAATAAAGAGAATATCACATACCGAATCGATAATGTCCTGACAATAAATTGGACTCATGTAGTACAGAACATCATGAACTGTTGCACTCAATGTTACTCGTAGACCTCGTACACCATCCAAGGTAATTTTCTCAACAGCATGTTCACCACTGAGCTTCAAACCCTTTCTCCACTACAACAAAAAAAACTTGAAATCAAGCAAGGATAAACAGAGATCATATATGCAACCTCAATTCACATGTAACAGAAGGAAGAATCTTGAAAGATATTGCTAC
Protein-coding sequences here:
- the LOC135582765 gene encoding phospholipase SGR2-like, producing the protein MASPEVNTVRECRDEAVPSFSGVTDFNQGEEASPDLLKNTPSNIARLEDAIEQCKGHQKYLAHTRSPSDGEDIRWYFCKVPLAEKELASSVPCTEIVGKSDYFRFSMRDSLALEASFLQREEELLAYWWKEYAECSEGPSGLHVTCDELYIVEEERVGVPVKGGLYEVDLIKRHCFPVYWSGENRRVLRGHWFARKGGIDWLPLREDVAEQLELAYRCRVWHRRTFQPSGQFAARIDLQGTTVGLHALFTGEDDTWEAWLAFGSSGFPFGSGNVVKLRRGFSPSGSVKPTQDELRQQKEEEMDDYCSQVPVGHLVFMVHGIGQRLEKANLVDDVGDFRRIAASLAERHLTPYQRSTQRVLFIPCQWRKGLKLSGEHAVEKITLDGVRGLRVTLSATVHDVLYYMSPIYCQDIIDSVSNQLNRLYAKFLKRNPGYDGKVSIYGHSLGSVLSYDILCHQDCFSAPFSMDTVSLEGVGINIQESEVDPLYWPTESSIPMNSEHNRTKITASKPLACGTVKSSSKSGIYPNVNEGETGAFSHNGDDFLTNDLQEVFPDNGGMLYPNEKYDNLDHLCFNDKCIDTSFLKQADEEVNCPSETFCAEANNSTGNLYKSVDSEGGIVKDFRILSEDTVDKDKLISMLEEEVESLKLKIAELEKARLPKTYFKHYSENDGTSGTYHGKDKVAESINQSSENSSPGKDDKRKSYTPYVKYTKLNFMVDTFFAVGSPLGVFLALRNVRIGVGRGQGYWQDEKITEEIPSCRQMFNIFHPFDPVAYRVEPLICKEFIDKRPIIIPYHRGGKRLHIGFQEFTEEIAVRSHVMVNQINSLRVKVISVFQLQNKDENGDTAHGTQEKERSYGSIMMERLTGDKDGRVDYVLQDKTFRHAYISAIKSHTNYWRDKDTALFILNHLYRDIPEEAPTTEQTNTRHGPESRRPTRLFYEKDIMDEDTPLTFSDSYSIREFSRKAKKVINAS